A single region of the Mustela lutreola isolate mMusLut2 chromosome 2, mMusLut2.pri, whole genome shotgun sequence genome encodes:
- the DPH3 gene encoding diphthamide biosynthesis protein 3 has product MSVFHDEVEIEDFQYDEDSEAYFYPCPCGDNFCITKEDLENGEDVATCPSCSLIVKVIYDKDQFMRGETVSPPSTHKELVKC; this is encoded by the exons ATGTCCGTGTTTCACGACGAAGTAGAGATCGAGGACTTCCAATATGACGAAGACTCGGAGGCATATTTCTACCCCTGCCCGTGTGGGGATAACTTCTGCATTACCAAG gaAGATTTGGAGAATGGGGAAGACGTGGCAACCTGTCCTAGCTGCTCTCTTATTGTAAAAGTGATTTATGACAAG GATCAGTTTATGCGTGGAGAAACAGTGTCACCCCCTTCCACCCACAAAGAATTAGTTAAATGCTAA